A DNA window from Arachis hypogaea cultivar Tifrunner chromosome 18, arahy.Tifrunner.gnm2.J5K5, whole genome shotgun sequence contains the following coding sequences:
- the LOC112770570 gene encoding F-box/kelch-repeat protein At3g23880-like, translating to MTTRKKRLEYEDSLPVDLISEILLRVPVRLLLQLRIICRSWNSLISSPEFAMLHLQRSTLTQLPPPLLCWKEWILTDDIMHCSSSQSLILYRRHQPTTFVSYPADGKFIRGSCNGLLCLTEGFFPFETLTLLNPITRSVSPSIPFECSEECGERVFCGFGYDTLHDQYKFVMGCCYSSLITDSQVRSGAIVFTFGANPCWKTVDHPVFPYGLVSSADGIFVSGTLNWIVYDPTITSAIDNDEFEWFVLTFDLETESFGRMCLPIIGRRSHCTQAPQLQVHNNCLSYCFHTPDTPIIYSVWIMKEYGAEESWTKLFAIPIPAFDVGIFPDVLIAPLYMYIPEDHNLLALNGSDGRLFVDNLRQNQLVYHVPDGYYWTSSFLCHESLVSPSHYCSLRTIDQSNIT from the coding sequence ATGACTACGAGAAAGAAACGCCTTGAATATGAAGATAGTCTTCCAGTAGATCTGATCAGCGAAATCTTGCTGAGGGTTCCAGTGAGGCTTCTCCTACAACTGAGGATCATATGCCGTTCATGGAACTCTCTAATCTCCAGCCCTGAATTCGCCATGCTCCACCTTCAACGCTCAACCCTAACTCAGCTGCCGCCGCCATTGCTATGTTGGAAGGAATGGATACTGACGGACGACATCATGCATTGCTCTTCATCACAATCTCTTATTCTTTATCGCCGGCATCAGCCAACGACATTCGTGTCGTATCCAGCTGACGGGAAATTCATCAGGGGATCTTGCAACGGATTGCTCTGCCTGACTGAAGGTTTTTTTCCCTTTGAAACTCTGACTTTGTTAAATCCCATTACCCGTTCGGTATCCCCATCCATTCCATTCGAGTGCTCCGAGGAGTGCGGAGAACGTGTTTTTTGTGGCTTTGGCTATGATACCCTACATGACCAGTACAAGTTCGTTATGGGTTGTTGTTACTCATCTCTTATAACTGATTCCCAAGTGAGATCTGGAGCTATAGTTTTCACTTTTGGTGCAAATCCTTGTTGGAAAACTGTTGATCATCCCGTATTTCCGTACGGTCTAGTTAGCTCAGCAGATGGAATATTTGTGAGCGGCACTCTGAATTGGATTGTGTATGATCCTACTATTACTAGTGCTATAGATAATGATGAATTTGAGTGGTTCGTTCTTACCTTCGATCTGGAAACGGAGTCGTTTGGTCGAATGTGTCTGCCTATTATTGGAAGGCGCTCTCACTGCACCCAAGCGCCTCAATTGCAAGTCCACAATAACTGTCTTTCTTATTGTTTTCACACTCCGGATACGCCAATTATTTACAGTGTCTGGATAATGAAGGAGTATGGAGCTGAAGAGTCTTGGACTAAATTGTTCGCAATCCCAATCCCAGCATTCGATGTTGGAATCTTCCCAGATGTTTTGATAGCACCCTTGTATATGTATATCCCAGAAGATCATAATCTTTTAGCGCTAAATGGATCGGATGGCAGATTGTTTGTGGACAATTTACGTCAAAACCAACTAGTTTATCATGTGCCTGACGGGTATTATTGGACATCTTCATTCCTTTGCCATGAGAGCTTGGTCTCGCCGTCACATTATTGTAGTCTTAGAACTATTGATCAGAGCAATATTAcatga
- the LOC112772046 gene encoding oligopeptide transporter 4-like, which produces MEKENGKEEEGGEEVSPIEQVRLTVSNSDDPSQPVWTFRMWFLGLFSCCLLSFLNQFFSYRTEPLIISQITIQVATLPIGQFMAAVLPTTEFGIGSWKFSFNPGPFNMKEHVLITIFANAGSAFGSGSPYAVAIVTIIKVFYERKISFFASWLLIISTQVLGYGWAGLLRKYVVEPAQMWWPSTLVQVSLFRALHEKDDRRVSRAKFFFIAMVCSFAWYIVPGYLFSTLSSISWMCWAFPKSITAQQIGSGMNGLGLGVFTLDWTVIASFLYSPLISPFFAIVNVFIGYSLIVYGVIPIAYWAFNVYNAHNFPIFSSDLFTTQGQEYDIRAIVNDKFQIDYEKYYKQGPIQLSVFFSLTYGFGFATIAATLTHVVCFYGSEIMEQYRASSKGKEDIHTRLMKRYKDIPSWWFYVLLAVTLLASLLLCILGKEQVQMPWWGLVFASALAFIFTLPISIITATTNQTPGLNIITEYIFGLIYTGRPIANVCFKTYGYISMAQAVSFLADFKLGHYMKIPPRSMFLVQFIGTILAGTINIGVAWWLLTSVDGICHPEKLPLGSPWTCPGDRVFFDASVIWGLVGPKKIFGSKSDYHALNWFFFGGAMGPIILWLLYKVFPKYSWIPLINLPVLLGSTAVMPPATAVNFNSWIVIGTIFNYFIFRYRKKWWQRYNYVLSAALDAGVAFMAVLLYFALGLENKSISWWGTQGEHCPLATCPTAKGIVVEGCPVH; this is translated from the exons ATGGagaaagagaatggaaaggaggaagaaggaggagaagaggtGTCACCAATTGAGCAAGTGAGACTGACAGTTAGCAACAGTGATGACCCAAGCCAACCAGTTTGGACATTCCGAATGTGGTTCCTTGGCCTCTTTTCTTGCTGCCTCCTATCATTCCTCAACCAGTTCTTTTCTTACCGGACGGAGCCACTCATCATATCGCAGATCACCATCCAGGTAGCCACCCTCCCCATCGGTCAATTCATGGCCGCGGTTCTCCCCACCACCGAGTTCGGCATTGGCTCCTGGAAGTTCTCCTTCAACCCTGGACCGTTCAACATGAAGGAGCATGTCCTCATTACCATCTTTGCCAACGCTGGTAGCGCCTTCGGCTCCGGCTCACCCTATGCCGTCGCAATTGTCACCATCATCAAAGTATTTTATGAAAGGAAGATCTCCTTCTTTGCTTCATGGCTTCTCATCATCTCCACTcag GTGTTAGGATATGGCTGGGCAGGGTTGCTAAGGAAATACGTGGTAGAGCCCGCTCAAATGTGGTGGCCTAGTACCCTCGTCCAGGTTTCTCTTTTCCG AGCTTTGCATGAGAAAGACGATCGCAGAGTTTCACGGGCAAAGTTCTTCTTTATAGCAATGGTGTGCAGCTTTGCATGGTACATTGTCCCCGGCTACCTGTTCTCCACACTCTCAAGCATTTCATGGATGTGCTGGGCATTTCCCAAGTCGATCACCGCCCAGCAGATTGGCTCAGGGATGAATGGCTTAGGACTTGGAGTCTTTACTCTTGACTGGACTGTCATCGCCTCCTTCTTGTACAGTCCTCTCATCTCTCCCTTCTTCGCCATTGTCAACGTCTTCATCGGCTATTCGCTCATTGTCTACGGTGTCATCCCTATTGCTTACTGGGCCTTCAATGTCTACAATGCACACAACTTCCCCATCTTCTCCTCTGACTTGTTCACCACTCAAGGCCAAGAATATGACATACGTGCCATTGTCAATGACAAGTTTCAGATCGATTATGAAAAGTATTACAAGCAAGGTCCTATTCAATTAAGTGTCTTTTTTTCTCTTACTTATGGATTTGGATTTGCTACTATAGCCGCCACCCTTACTCATGTCGTTTGCTTCTATGGAAG TGAGATTATGGAGCAATATCGTGCTTCTTCCAAGGGTAAAGAAGATATCCACACAAGACTGATGAAAAGATACAAAGACATACCTTCATGGTGGTTCTATGTGTTGCTGGCTGTGACGCTTCTGGCTTCTCTCTTACTATGCATCTTAGGGAAAGAACAGGTTCAGATGCCCTGGTGGGGACTTGTATTTGCTTCTGCCTTGGCCTTTATTTTTACTCTCCCAATCAGCATCATAACTGCCACCACAAACCAG ACACCAGGGTTGAATATTATTACTGAGTATATATTTGGACTTATTTACACTGGAAGACCAATAGCAAATGTGTGTTTCAAAACCTACGGTTATATTAGCATGGCTCAGGCTGTCTCTTTCCTTGCTGATTTCAAGCTTGGCCACTACATGAAAATCCCTCCAAGATCAATGTTCTTAGTTCAG TTCATTGGTACAATTCTTGCTGGAACCATCAACATTGGTGTAGCATGGTGGTTACTGACTTCAGTGGACGGTATATGTCATCCTGAAAAGCTTCCCCTCGGCAGTCCATGGACATGTCCTGGTGACCGTGTTTTCTTCGATGCATCGGTTATCTGGGGTTTAGTTGGACCTAAGAAGATCTTTGGTTCCAAATCAGACTACCATGCACTGAATTGGTTTTTCTTTGGAGGTGCAATGGGCCCTATAATTCTTTGGCTATTGTATAAGGTGTTCCCCAAGTATTCATGGATTCCCTTGATTAACCTTCCAGTCCTCTTGGGATCAACTGCGGTGATGCCACCCGCAACAGCAGTGAACTTCAATTCCTGGATTGTTATTGGAACAATCTTCAACTACTTCATCTTCCGCTATAGAAAGAAATGGTGGCAGAGATACAACTATGTCCTGTCAGCAGCACTTGATGCTGGAGTTGCCTTCATGGCTGTGCTTCTTTACTTTGCATTAGGCCTGGAGAACAAGAGTATTTCATGGTGGGGAACACAGGGTGAGCATTGTCCACTGGCAACTTGCCCAACAGCTAAGGGCATAGTGGTGGAGGGTTGCCCTGTACACTGA
- the LOC112770571 gene encoding F-box/kelch-repeat protein At3g23880-like produces the protein MGNRHPNSPMMRMKRHEYEDELPEEVIREILLRLSVRVLLRLRSVCRSWNSLICSHEFAMIHVQHSTLTQRPPLLCWEEGSGRKDDIMHCSSQSLILYRQQTTFVSYPAPGKFIRGSCNGLLCLSQGFPYKTLTLFNPSIRSVSPSVPFGCSHECGNFVYGGFGYDILHDQYKFVMGCGASSLITDSKVRSGAVVFTFGANPCWKTVDHPVFPYHVADNGYGIFVSGTLNWLVYDSTSTRNYKTEWFVLTFDLKTESFGRMCLPIVSRCSDYTQVPQLSLHNNCLCYSVYTTCTLFCTFWIMKEHGVKESWIKWLAIPFTTLISPYVSVAPLYVSEDHNLLALDKSNDSLFVYNLRQNTLLYLYGYFPYRMSFFLCHESLVSPSHYCGLKTID, from the coding sequence ATGGGAAACAGACACCCTAATTCTCCAATGATGAGAATGAAACGTCATGAGTACGAAGATGAACTTCCAGAAGAGGTGATCAGGGAAATCTTGTTGAGGCTTTCAGTGAGGGTCCTCCTACGACTGAGGAGCGTGTGCCGTTCATGGAACTCCCTAATCTGCAGCCATGAATTCGCCATGATCCACGTTCAACACTCAACCCTAACTCAGCGGCCGCCATTGCTGTGTTGGGAGGAGGGATCAGGACGGAAAGATGACATCATGCATTGCTCTTCACAATCTCTTATTCTTTATCGCCAGCAGACAACATTCGTGTCGTATCCAGCTCCCGGAAAATTCATCAGGGGATCTTGCAACGGATTGCTCTGTCTGTCTCAAGGTTTTCCCTATAAAACTCTTACTCTTTTCAATCCCAGTATCCGTTCGGTATCCCCATCCGTTCCATTCGGGTGCTCCCACGAGTGCGGAAATTTTGTTTATGGTGGCTTTGGCTATGATATTCTACATGACCAGTACAAGTTTGTTATGGGTTGTGGTGCCTCGTCTCTTATAACTGATTCCAAAGTGAGATCTGGAGCTGTAGTTTTCACTTTTGGTGCAAATCCTTGTTGGAAAACTGTTGATCATCCCGTGTTTCCGTATCACGTAGCTGACAACGGATATGGAATATTTGTGAGCGGCACTCTGAATTGGCTTGTGTATGATTCTACTAGTACTAGAAATTATAAAACTGAGTGGTTCGTTCTTACTTTCGACTTGAAAACAGAGTCGTTTGGTCGAATGTGTCTGCCTATTGTTTCAAGGTGCTCTGACTACACCCAAGTGCCTCAGTTGTCACTCCACAATAACTGtctttgttattctgtttacacAACGTGTACACTGTTTTGCACATTCTGGATAATGAAGGAGCATGGAGTTAAAGAGTCTTGGATTAAATGGTTGGCAATCCCATTTACTACTTTAATCTCACCATATGTTTCGGTAGCACCCCTGTATGTCTCAGAAGATCATAATCTTTTGGCACTGGATAAATCTAATGACAGTTTATTTGTGTATAATTTACGTCAAAACACACTACTTTATCTTTACGGCTATTTTCCTTATCGGATGTCTTTCTTCCTTTGCCATGAGAGCTTGGTCTCACCTTCACATTATTGTGGTCTTAAAACTATTGATTAG
- the LOC112772465 gene encoding ER membrane protein complex subunit 7 homolog yields MVCINLFADLGTKDYIIPGKVSNVKVILNGGQRVTFLRPDGYFSFHNVPAGTHLIEVAAMGYFFSPVRVDVSARNPGKIQAALTESRRGLTEFVLEPLKEEQYYEIREPFSIMSIVKSPMGLMVGFMLIVVFLMPKLMENMDPEEMRRAQEEMRNQGVPSLASMLPGAARSN; encoded by the exons ATGGTGTGCATAAATTTGTTTGCAGATTTAGGAACAAAAGACTATATAATTCCCGGAAAAGTGTCGAATGTCAAAGTCATACTCAATGGTGGTCAGAGAGTTACTTTTTTGAGGCCTGATGGATATTTCTCATT CCACAACGTCCCTGCAGGGACTCATCTAATTGAAGTGGCTGCAATGGGCTATTTCTTCTCGCCG GTACGAGTTGATGTCAGCGCCAGAAACCCCGGCAAAATACAGGCAGCATTGACGGAAAGTAGGAGGGGGCTCACTGAGTTTGTATTAGAGCCATTGAAGGAGGAACAATATTATGAG ATTAGGGAACCATTCTCTATTATGTCCATTGTGAAAAGTCCAATGGGTCTGATGGTGGGATTTATGCTCATTGTTGTCTTCCTCATGCCCAAATTAATGGAGAACATGG ATCCAGAAGAAATGAGACGTGCACAAGAAGAAATGAGAAATCAAGGAGTTCCATCTTTGGCAAGCATGTTACCTGGTGCTGCAAGAAGCAATTAG
- the LOC112771562 gene encoding cysteine--tRNA ligase, chloroplastic/mitochondrial-like isoform X1, giving the protein MGTLSLLKFYKPFFFFSSIPHSTRPILFRSINNKKQLPSSSSFSCFSSSVGQSQPLTANSTFASKSEGQNLKGPSPEVWLHNTMSKKRELLRPKVESKVGMYVCGVTAYDLSHIGHARVYVNFDLLFRYLKHLGYEVSYVRNFTDVDDKIIARANELGEDPISLSQRYCEEFCQDMITLNCLTPSVEPKVSEHMPQIIDMIEKILNNGYAYIVDGDVYYSVEKFPEYGKLSGRDLEDNRAGERVAVDSRKKHPADFALWKSAKSGEPFWESPWGPGRPGWHIECSAMSATYLGYSFDIHGGGVDLVFPHHENEIAQSCAACNKSDISLWVHNGFVTVDSEKMSKSLGNFFTIRQVVDIYHPLALRYFLMGAHYRSPINYSIIQLESASDRIFYIYETLHECESFLNQHDQTVRKDSIPPDTANIIDNFHNVFVTSMSDDLHTPVVLSGLADPLKSINDLLHTRQGKKRQFRIESLAALEKSIRNVLTILGLLPTSYSKVLQQLREKALKRANLTEDEILQKIEERAAARIQKEYAKSDAIRKDLAVVGITLMDSPNGTTWRPTIPLHLQEQQNNAP; this is encoded by the exons ATGGGAACACTATCTCTTCTCAAATTCTACaaacccttcttcttcttctcttcgatTCCACACTCCACTCGACCCATTCTCTTCCGCAGCATTAACAACAAGAAGCAGcttccttcctcttcttctttctcctgcTTCAGCAGCTCTGTGGGACAATCTCAGCCGTTGACGGCGAACAGCACTTTCGCATCCAAATCGGAGGGCCAGAATCTGAAGGGTCCATCTCCCGAGGTGTGGCTGCACAACACGATGAGCAAGAAGAGAGAGCTTTTGAGACCGAAAGTGGAATCCAAGGTTGGAATGTACGTATGCGGTGTAACCGCTTATGATCTCAGCCATATTGGCCATGCTCGCGTCTACGTCAACTTCGACCTTCTTTTCag GTACCTTAAGCATTTGGGATACGAAGTGTCTTATGTTCGCAATTTCACTGACGTAGATGACAAG ATCATTGCTAGAGCAAATGAATTAGGCGAAGATCCAATCAGTTTAAGTCAACGCTACTGTGAAGAGTTCTGCCAAGACATGATAACGCTTAATTGTCTGACTCCTTCTGTGGAACCAAAAGTCTCAGAGCACATGCCCCAAATCATTGATATGATTGAGAAG ATACTTAATAATGGTTATGCCTACATTGTTGATGGGGATGTTTACTATAGTGTAGAAAAGTTTCCTGAATATGGAAAATTATCTGGTCGAGATCTAGAAGACAATCGAGCTGGTGAGAGGGTAGCCGTTGATTCAAGGAAGAAACATCCTGCTGATTTTGCTCTCTGGAAG TCTGCAAAGTCAGGAGAGCCATTTTGGGAGAGTCCCTGGGGTCCTGGAAGACCTGGTTGGCACATTGAATGTAGTGCTATGAGTGCAACTTATCTTGGTTACTCTTTTGACATCCATGGTGGAGGGGTTGACCTTGTGTTTCCCCACCATGAAAATGAAATAGCTCAGAGTTGTGCTGCATGTAATAAAAGCGATATAAGCCTATGGGTACACAATGGATTTGTCACTGTTGACTCTGAGAAGATGTCTAAATCTCTGGGAAACTTTTTCACAATACGGCAG GTTGTAGACATTTATCATCCTCTGGCTTTGAGATATTTTTTGATGGGTGCGCATTATCGATCTCCAATTAACTACTCTATCATACAGCTTGAAAGTGCTTCAGAccgtattttttatatatacgaG ACATTGCATGAATGTGAAAGCTTTCTGAATCAACATGATCAGACAGTTAGGAAGGATTCCATCCCACCAGATACTGCAAACATTATTGATAACTTCCATAATGTTTTTGTAACCTCAATGTCTGATGATCTACACACCCCGGTTGTATTGTCTGGACTGGCTGATCCATTAAAATCAATCAATGATTTGCTGCATACTCGTCAG GGTAAAAAACGACAGTTCCGAATAGAATCACTTGCAGCTTTGGAGAAGAGCATCAGGAATGTCCTGACTATTTTAGGACTTTTGCCTACAAGTTATTCTAAG GTTCTGCAGCAGCTTAGAGAAAAAGCTTTGAAACGTGCGAACTTGACAGAAGATGAAATCTTGCAGAAAATCGAAGAACGGGCCGCTGCCAGAATACAAAAGGAGTACGCCAAATCGGACGCAATAAGAAAGGATTTGGCTGTTGTTGGGATTACTCTCATGGACAGTCCTAATGGCACAACTTGGAggcctaccattcctcttcatctacAAGAGCAACAAAACAATGCACCATAA
- the LOC112771562 gene encoding cysteine--tRNA ligase, chloroplastic/mitochondrial-like isoform X2 has translation MISAILAMLASTSTSTFFSGRYLKHLGYEVSYVRNFTDVDDKIIARANELGEDPISLSQRYCEEFCQDMITLNCLTPSVEPKVSEHMPQIIDMIEKILNNGYAYIVDGDVYYSVEKFPEYGKLSGRDLEDNRAGERVAVDSRKKHPADFALWKSAKSGEPFWESPWGPGRPGWHIECSAMSATYLGYSFDIHGGGVDLVFPHHENEIAQSCAACNKSDISLWVHNGFVTVDSEKMSKSLGNFFTIRQVVDIYHPLALRYFLMGAHYRSPINYSIIQLESASDRIFYIYETLHECESFLNQHDQTVRKDSIPPDTANIIDNFHNVFVTSMSDDLHTPVVLSGLADPLKSINDLLHTRQGKKRQFRIESLAALEKSIRNVLTILGLLPTSYSKVLQQLREKALKRANLTEDEILQKIEERAAARIQKEYAKSDAIRKDLAVVGITLMDSPNGTTWRPTIPLHLQEQQNNAP, from the exons ATGATCTCAGCCATATTGGCCATGCTCGCGTCTACGTCAACTTCGACCTTCTTTTCag GCAGGTACCTTAAGCATTTGGGATACGAAGTGTCTTATGTTCGCAATTTCACTGACGTAGATGACAAG ATCATTGCTAGAGCAAATGAATTAGGCGAAGATCCAATCAGTTTAAGTCAACGCTACTGTGAAGAGTTCTGCCAAGACATGATAACGCTTAATTGTCTGACTCCTTCTGTGGAACCAAAAGTCTCAGAGCACATGCCCCAAATCATTGATATGATTGAGAAG ATACTTAATAATGGTTATGCCTACATTGTTGATGGGGATGTTTACTATAGTGTAGAAAAGTTTCCTGAATATGGAAAATTATCTGGTCGAGATCTAGAAGACAATCGAGCTGGTGAGAGGGTAGCCGTTGATTCAAGGAAGAAACATCCTGCTGATTTTGCTCTCTGGAAG TCTGCAAAGTCAGGAGAGCCATTTTGGGAGAGTCCCTGGGGTCCTGGAAGACCTGGTTGGCACATTGAATGTAGTGCTATGAGTGCAACTTATCTTGGTTACTCTTTTGACATCCATGGTGGAGGGGTTGACCTTGTGTTTCCCCACCATGAAAATGAAATAGCTCAGAGTTGTGCTGCATGTAATAAAAGCGATATAAGCCTATGGGTACACAATGGATTTGTCACTGTTGACTCTGAGAAGATGTCTAAATCTCTGGGAAACTTTTTCACAATACGGCAG GTTGTAGACATTTATCATCCTCTGGCTTTGAGATATTTTTTGATGGGTGCGCATTATCGATCTCCAATTAACTACTCTATCATACAGCTTGAAAGTGCTTCAGAccgtattttttatatatacgaG ACATTGCATGAATGTGAAAGCTTTCTGAATCAACATGATCAGACAGTTAGGAAGGATTCCATCCCACCAGATACTGCAAACATTATTGATAACTTCCATAATGTTTTTGTAACCTCAATGTCTGATGATCTACACACCCCGGTTGTATTGTCTGGACTGGCTGATCCATTAAAATCAATCAATGATTTGCTGCATACTCGTCAG GGTAAAAAACGACAGTTCCGAATAGAATCACTTGCAGCTTTGGAGAAGAGCATCAGGAATGTCCTGACTATTTTAGGACTTTTGCCTACAAGTTATTCTAAG GTTCTGCAGCAGCTTAGAGAAAAAGCTTTGAAACGTGCGAACTTGACAGAAGATGAAATCTTGCAGAAAATCGAAGAACGGGCCGCTGCCAGAATACAAAAGGAGTACGCCAAATCGGACGCAATAAGAAAGGATTTGGCTGTTGTTGGGATTACTCTCATGGACAGTCCTAATGGCACAACTTGGAggcctaccattcctcttcatctacAAGAGCAACAAAACAATGCACCATAA
- the LOC112771562 gene encoding cysteine--tRNA ligase, chloroplastic/mitochondrial-like isoform X3 has product MITLNCLTPSVEPKVSEHMPQIIDMIEKILNNGYAYIVDGDVYYSVEKFPEYGKLSGRDLEDNRAGERVAVDSRKKHPADFALWKSAKSGEPFWESPWGPGRPGWHIECSAMSATYLGYSFDIHGGGVDLVFPHHENEIAQSCAACNKSDISLWVHNGFVTVDSEKMSKSLGNFFTIRQVVDIYHPLALRYFLMGAHYRSPINYSIIQLESASDRIFYIYETLHECESFLNQHDQTVRKDSIPPDTANIIDNFHNVFVTSMSDDLHTPVVLSGLADPLKSINDLLHTRQGKKRQFRIESLAALEKSIRNVLTILGLLPTSYSKVLQQLREKALKRANLTEDEILQKIEERAAARIQKEYAKSDAIRKDLAVVGITLMDSPNGTTWRPTIPLHLQEQQNNAP; this is encoded by the exons ATGATAACGCTTAATTGTCTGACTCCTTCTGTGGAACCAAAAGTCTCAGAGCACATGCCCCAAATCATTGATATGATTGAGAAG ATACTTAATAATGGTTATGCCTACATTGTTGATGGGGATGTTTACTATAGTGTAGAAAAGTTTCCTGAATATGGAAAATTATCTGGTCGAGATCTAGAAGACAATCGAGCTGGTGAGAGGGTAGCCGTTGATTCAAGGAAGAAACATCCTGCTGATTTTGCTCTCTGGAAG TCTGCAAAGTCAGGAGAGCCATTTTGGGAGAGTCCCTGGGGTCCTGGAAGACCTGGTTGGCACATTGAATGTAGTGCTATGAGTGCAACTTATCTTGGTTACTCTTTTGACATCCATGGTGGAGGGGTTGACCTTGTGTTTCCCCACCATGAAAATGAAATAGCTCAGAGTTGTGCTGCATGTAATAAAAGCGATATAAGCCTATGGGTACACAATGGATTTGTCACTGTTGACTCTGAGAAGATGTCTAAATCTCTGGGAAACTTTTTCACAATACGGCAG GTTGTAGACATTTATCATCCTCTGGCTTTGAGATATTTTTTGATGGGTGCGCATTATCGATCTCCAATTAACTACTCTATCATACAGCTTGAAAGTGCTTCAGAccgtattttttatatatacgaG ACATTGCATGAATGTGAAAGCTTTCTGAATCAACATGATCAGACAGTTAGGAAGGATTCCATCCCACCAGATACTGCAAACATTATTGATAACTTCCATAATGTTTTTGTAACCTCAATGTCTGATGATCTACACACCCCGGTTGTATTGTCTGGACTGGCTGATCCATTAAAATCAATCAATGATTTGCTGCATACTCGTCAG GGTAAAAAACGACAGTTCCGAATAGAATCACTTGCAGCTTTGGAGAAGAGCATCAGGAATGTCCTGACTATTTTAGGACTTTTGCCTACAAGTTATTCTAAG GTTCTGCAGCAGCTTAGAGAAAAAGCTTTGAAACGTGCGAACTTGACAGAAGATGAAATCTTGCAGAAAATCGAAGAACGGGCCGCTGCCAGAATACAAAAGGAGTACGCCAAATCGGACGCAATAAGAAAGGATTTGGCTGTTGTTGGGATTACTCTCATGGACAGTCCTAATGGCACAACTTGGAggcctaccattcctcttcatctacAAGAGCAACAAAACAATGCACCATAA